In Papaver somniferum cultivar HN1 unplaced genomic scaffold, ASM357369v1 unplaced-scaffold_114, whole genome shotgun sequence, a genomic segment contains:
- the LOC113328906 gene encoding serine/threonine-protein kinase rio1-like isoform X2, translated as MDLEEFSEALDFLDSAKDDGAAIHLYSRRPNSHGGHLLPRTFQPLSNRNQKFNRHLRPSPLEKWEDKEDMIIPNSATTANRQSLTCKTKTTDKRDRATVEQDIDPRTRMVLFKMLNRGIFDDINGCISTGKEANVYHATKDDGQEFAVKVYKTSVPGFKDGDRYIQGDYCFRRGYLKHNPRQTPKSWAENEMRNLMRLKAAGIRCPTPIFLRLHVLVMEFIGKSGRAAPCLKDANLSEDKMGECYVQLIMVMRNLYQKCNLVHGDLSEYSILYYEGSLRVIDVSQSVDLDHPLASYFLCLDCKHVSDFFRKNGVKVLSTRELFDFIVDSSITDESVHSYLEEVQREILVWRDAMSRLISVESDILWGPDTVGLLYLSPAPKQLLKLPEKSGTNDTSTGQTNNFGTESGTDEDKEENNDDDDSSDSEGLEPYDTRKEGTREAIIPADKKAARKENKKKVKEEKREARKTKTPKAERKKKKKLSKNIKARPFSGLQMH; from the exons atggatttggaggaattTTCAGAAGCTTTAGATTTTTTGGATTCTGCTAAAGATGATGGAGCTGCAATTCATCTATACTCTAGAAGACCTAATTCTCATGGAGGTCATCTTCTACCAAGAACTTTTCAGCCCCTCTCTAATCGAAACCAGAAGTTCAACAGACATCTTCGCCCTTCACCGTTAGAG AAGTGGGAAGACAAGGAAGATATGATCATTCCCAATTCTGCTACAACTGCTAATCGTCAAAGTCTCACTTGTAAAACTAAAACCACCGACAAGAGAGACCGTGCTACTGTTGAACAG GATATTGATCCAAGAACTCGTATGGTGTTGTTCAAAATGCTGAATCGTGGTATATTTGATGACATAAATGGCTGCATTTCTACTGGGAAAGAA GCCAATGTTTATCATGCGACAAAAGATGATGGACAAGAATTTGCAGTAAAGGTCTATAAAACTTCAGTTCCAGGATTCAA GGATGGGGATCGTTATATACAAGGGGATTATTGTTTTCGGCGTGGATACTTGAAGCACAATCCCAGGCAAACGCCTAAGAGTTGGGCAGAAAATGAAATGAGGAACCTTATGAG GCTAAAGGCAGCAGGGATCAGGTGCCCAACTCCAATATTTTTGAGGCTTCATGTTTTGGTTATGGAATTTATAG GAAAATCAGGGAGGGCTGCTCCTTGTCTCAAGGATGCAAATCTATCTGAAGACAAGATGGGTGAATGCTATGTACAG TTGATTATGGTGATGCGAAATTTATACCAAAAGTGCAACCTGGTGCATGGAGACTTGAGCGAGTATAGTATACTCTATTACGAG GGTAGCTTGCGCGTTATTGATGTTTCCCAATCTGTGGACCTTGACCACCCTCTTGCCTCATACTTCTTATGTTTAGATTGCAAACATGTTTCT GATTTTTTCAGAAAGAATGGTGTGAAAGTTTTGAGCACACGAGAACTGTTCGATTTTATAGTAGATTCATCTATTACTGATGAATCTGTGCATTCTTATTTGGAAGAG GTTCAACGGGAAATTTTGGTTTGGAGAGATGCGATGTCCAGGCTGATCTCTGTGGAG TCGGACATTCTATGGGGCCCGGACACCGTAGGTTTGCTTTATCTTTCCCCAGCTCCAAAACAGTTATTAAAGCTGCCAGAGAAATCGGGCACGAATGATACCTCTACTGGACAAACGAACAACTTCGGAACCGAATCTGGAACAGATGAAGACAAGGAGGagaacaatgatgatgatgattctagTGATTCAGAAGGATTAGAGCCATATGATACTAGGAAGGAGGGTACAAGGGAGGCAATAATCCCTGCAGATAAAAAGGCAGCTCGAAAAGAGAACAAGAAAAAAGTGAAAGAAGAGAAGAGAGAAGCTCGCAAGACCAAAACCCCAAAAGCtgagaggaaaaagaagaagaagctgtCCAAAAACATCAAAGCCAG GCCATTTTCTGGGCTACAAATGCACTAG
- the LOC113328906 gene encoding serine/threonine-protein kinase rio1-like isoform X3 yields MDLEEFSEALDFLDSAKDDGAAIHLYSRRPNSHGGHLLPRTFQPLSNRNQKFNRHLRPSPLEKWEDKEDMIIPNSATTANRQSLTCKTKTTDKRDRATVEQDIDPRTRMVLFKMLNRGIFDDINGCISTGKEANVYHATKDDGQEFAVKVYKTSVPGFKDGDRYIQGDYCFRRGYLKHNPRQTPKSWAENEMRNLMRLKAAGIRCPTPIFLRLHVLVMEFIGKSGRAAPCLKDANLSEDKMGECYVQLIMVMRNLYQKCNLVHGDLSEYSILYYEGSLRVIDVSQSVDLDHPLASYFLCLDCKHVSDFFRKNGVKVLSTRELFDFIVDSSITDESVHSYLEEVQREILVWRDAMSRLISVEVCFIFPQLQNSY; encoded by the exons atggatttggaggaattTTCAGAAGCTTTAGATTTTTTGGATTCTGCTAAAGATGATGGAGCTGCAATTCATCTATACTCTAGAAGACCTAATTCTCATGGAGGTCATCTTCTACCAAGAACTTTTCAGCCCCTCTCTAATCGAAACCAGAAGTTCAACAGACATCTTCGCCCTTCACCGTTAGAG AAGTGGGAAGACAAGGAAGATATGATCATTCCCAATTCTGCTACAACTGCTAATCGTCAAAGTCTCACTTGTAAAACTAAAACCACCGACAAGAGAGACCGTGCTACTGTTGAACAG GATATTGATCCAAGAACTCGTATGGTGTTGTTCAAAATGCTGAATCGTGGTATATTTGATGACATAAATGGCTGCATTTCTACTGGGAAAGAA GCCAATGTTTATCATGCGACAAAAGATGATGGACAAGAATTTGCAGTAAAGGTCTATAAAACTTCAGTTCCAGGATTCAA GGATGGGGATCGTTATATACAAGGGGATTATTGTTTTCGGCGTGGATACTTGAAGCACAATCCCAGGCAAACGCCTAAGAGTTGGGCAGAAAATGAAATGAGGAACCTTATGAG GCTAAAGGCAGCAGGGATCAGGTGCCCAACTCCAATATTTTTGAGGCTTCATGTTTTGGTTATGGAATTTATAG GAAAATCAGGGAGGGCTGCTCCTTGTCTCAAGGATGCAAATCTATCTGAAGACAAGATGGGTGAATGCTATGTACAG TTGATTATGGTGATGCGAAATTTATACCAAAAGTGCAACCTGGTGCATGGAGACTTGAGCGAGTATAGTATACTCTATTACGAG GGTAGCTTGCGCGTTATTGATGTTTCCCAATCTGTGGACCTTGACCACCCTCTTGCCTCATACTTCTTATGTTTAGATTGCAAACATGTTTCT GATTTTTTCAGAAAGAATGGTGTGAAAGTTTTGAGCACACGAGAACTGTTCGATTTTATAGTAGATTCATCTATTACTGATGAATCTGTGCATTCTTATTTGGAAGAG GTTCAACGGGAAATTTTGGTTTGGAGAGATGCGATGTCCAGGCTGATCTCTGTGGAG GTTTGCTTTATCTTTCCCCAGCTCCAAAACAGTTATTAA
- the LOC113328906 gene encoding serine/threonine-protein kinase rio1-like isoform X1 — MDLEEFSEALDFLDSAKDDGAAIHLYSRRPNSHGGHLLPRTFQPLSNRNQKFNRHLRPSPLEKWEDKEDMIIPNSATTANRQSLTCKTKTTDKRDRATVEQDIDPRTRMVLFKMLNRGIFDDINGCISTGKEANVYHATKDDGQEFAVKVYKTSVPGFKDGDRYIQGDYCFRRGYLKHNPRQTPKSWAENEMRNLMRLKAAGIRCPTPIFLRLHVLVMEFIGKSGRAAPCLKDANLSEDKMGECYVQLIMVMRNLYQKCNLVHGDLSEYSILYYEGSLRVIDVSQSVDLDHPLASYFLCLDCKHVSDFFRKNGVKVLSTRELFDFIVDSSITDESVHSYLEEVQREILVWRDAMSRLISVESDILWGPDTVGLLYLSPAPKQLLKLPEKSGTNDTSTGQTNNFGTESGTDEDKEENNDDDDSSDSEGLEPYDTRKEGTREAIIPADKKAARKENKKKVKEEKREARKTKTPKAERKKKKKLSKNIKARILFQAIFWATNALGSAVMVLASVLIMLKHDDERQQLSTQQHPMP; from the exons atggatttggaggaattTTCAGAAGCTTTAGATTTTTTGGATTCTGCTAAAGATGATGGAGCTGCAATTCATCTATACTCTAGAAGACCTAATTCTCATGGAGGTCATCTTCTACCAAGAACTTTTCAGCCCCTCTCTAATCGAAACCAGAAGTTCAACAGACATCTTCGCCCTTCACCGTTAGAG AAGTGGGAAGACAAGGAAGATATGATCATTCCCAATTCTGCTACAACTGCTAATCGTCAAAGTCTCACTTGTAAAACTAAAACCACCGACAAGAGAGACCGTGCTACTGTTGAACAG GATATTGATCCAAGAACTCGTATGGTGTTGTTCAAAATGCTGAATCGTGGTATATTTGATGACATAAATGGCTGCATTTCTACTGGGAAAGAA GCCAATGTTTATCATGCGACAAAAGATGATGGACAAGAATTTGCAGTAAAGGTCTATAAAACTTCAGTTCCAGGATTCAA GGATGGGGATCGTTATATACAAGGGGATTATTGTTTTCGGCGTGGATACTTGAAGCACAATCCCAGGCAAACGCCTAAGAGTTGGGCAGAAAATGAAATGAGGAACCTTATGAG GCTAAAGGCAGCAGGGATCAGGTGCCCAACTCCAATATTTTTGAGGCTTCATGTTTTGGTTATGGAATTTATAG GAAAATCAGGGAGGGCTGCTCCTTGTCTCAAGGATGCAAATCTATCTGAAGACAAGATGGGTGAATGCTATGTACAG TTGATTATGGTGATGCGAAATTTATACCAAAAGTGCAACCTGGTGCATGGAGACTTGAGCGAGTATAGTATACTCTATTACGAG GGTAGCTTGCGCGTTATTGATGTTTCCCAATCTGTGGACCTTGACCACCCTCTTGCCTCATACTTCTTATGTTTAGATTGCAAACATGTTTCT GATTTTTTCAGAAAGAATGGTGTGAAAGTTTTGAGCACACGAGAACTGTTCGATTTTATAGTAGATTCATCTATTACTGATGAATCTGTGCATTCTTATTTGGAAGAG GTTCAACGGGAAATTTTGGTTTGGAGAGATGCGATGTCCAGGCTGATCTCTGTGGAG TCGGACATTCTATGGGGCCCGGACACCGTAGGTTTGCTTTATCTTTCCCCAGCTCCAAAACAGTTATTAAAGCTGCCAGAGAAATCGGGCACGAATGATACCTCTACTGGACAAACGAACAACTTCGGAACCGAATCTGGAACAGATGAAGACAAGGAGGagaacaatgatgatgatgattctagTGATTCAGAAGGATTAGAGCCATATGATACTAGGAAGGAGGGTACAAGGGAGGCAATAATCCCTGCAGATAAAAAGGCAGCTCGAAAAGAGAACAAGAAAAAAGTGAAAGAAGAGAAGAGAGAAGCTCGCAAGACCAAAACCCCAAAAGCtgagaggaaaaagaagaagaagctgtCCAAAAACATCAAAGCCAG GATACTTTTTCAGGCCATTTTCTGGGCTACAAATGCACTAGGGTCGGCAGTCATGGTGTTGGCGTCAGTATTGATCATGTTGAAGCACGATGACGAACGACAACAATTGAGTACTCAACAACACCCTATGCCTTGA